In the Salmo trutta chromosome 33, fSalTru1.1, whole genome shotgun sequence genome, one interval contains:
- the LOC115172802 gene encoding protein GREB1 isoform X4, translated as MTSKFQYVFIGQGVMGNSYAGQLRTTRFEEVLHNSIEASLRSNTVVPRPVFSQLYLEAKQPTLHNGQVENEEEEDGSESNSPPIPYKMKPPPEGCCTTDGFCQAGRDLRLSSLVSEPQDLPPGFLLVGALSAGAPDTLLVCAVDRRFLPDERGCNALLESRGRQTVPNASDGHVTSDNHYPNPAVTAHPAHTPGNYTADAPVEPIAPPPPGNGSHIPLSQNPLPQTAILSKGPGRPTVIGTLNTGPPKKRHKGWSPESSAGAESAVKTPPSSSSSSLTNWTKPDNAPPVSLSQGSSNPPSPPGPSVTVPDQLLHTCRLQPVIFRGHGSLPRLSGKVSDVQVSSLLQSCYQNCQALPRVYQHYGPSPIQPLSVEMQILLTVYYLVQLGPDQVPLIEDLEQIFMRSWRESHLSEIHQYQQPQPGLSLPQAPYTLPGLPLPQAQPLTPSQLPWLANLAASSCGGGVVVLGEKASMALGLADTFSRLMEGQLAHTNYVVIICTAKGQETESCMVVTGQHQCRALTEGMFSPSDSLREISQQLSSGMTQELTTFCNSLGPEGDIDVLLESAAVESRSQLTPLSISQECTGDSKPIDRQTARATGIPKEPARDTHTDRAESPKASCSEYRVEWREVRPIQLVVARKLLSHVCAIADSSTQNLDLGSFDRVHFLICVPPSEVTFQQTVLHLWNSGVLQNLGLEQDCLSQREAERYVVKMDQEARARIDDLIQEANRNPNTLFILVHDHAHWDISSGGYGASGGDSGSGLVDSLLNSCQIRDANNILTLHVTSFPFALQTQHTRISPYNEIHWPSAFNNEVDLYLEKTQYFGVSELLDSTRSGSGLPLLRYDSSFESMASVLEERFPKLHSAVIRTQVLIQHYCVAMMAVSGRSGSGGRSQHKHTSVETLEIVQSLLSSAQRCPSHHGHMVLLRLPSLALAGWAHQRLVRIRQRLGLGERFEIILGNPSQTLSIGQSFTERIKTWLKIQETDWVPRTYLELEALPCILILSGADPLGESLPRSLKYCDLRVISSYYLQRTALEQELGLAAYLVRVESQGSQPHGHAPDLGSDLSESDSDKLNSTDNEEKEGGENALKSDLPGLGHTAPSLPHPPSVLQTPRTFPGSIAADPLHPHTTPPDPHRPPNTQRRPSKSTSLDSSSPLPPSLLQGCSWARGVSRPPSLLLPRGLYDIIKACHGSGLPRCTSFLPHRSVTWASSFRPLLSKMMTCTEQSLYYRQWTIPRPHHMDSSNRPAKGCTDNFHPRRLLLSGPPQVYTDIHTCRLLLSGPPQVYTDIHTCRLLLSGPPQVYTDIHTCRLLLSGPPQVYTDIHTCRLLLSGPPQVYTDIHTCRLLLSGPPQVYTDIHTCRLLLSGPPQVGKTGAYLQFLGILSRMLIRLMEVDIYDEEDINFSGQLERVQYQSTCASWPVTDTLRGMPFDYTVHDPKYEDISTVYCPDYYPNIDGIPRHQEDVYLRRRTDRIKLSKYAAYNTYHHCEQCHQYMAFNPGYQMSTLHAFTFSHLLLGEEIQLYFIIPKSKQHHFSFSQPGGQLESMRLPLTSDWNPDCIKSPIFTPTTGRHEHGLFNLYHAMDGAAHLHILVIKEYEMAVYKKYWPNHIMLVLPTIFNGAGLGAAHFLIKELSYNNLELERSRRVEGGGPPADVWPFIILSDDSCVMWNAVDLDSHSTSGPVERSVSLKQVLQHMEACPDLTQFGLCGIRKWSSHSPGQGSGGGARHREPFSRGHLHDFLLLNVDLTQGVQFNQNRFTCDDVDFTLRVHSAGLLICRFNNFSVMKKQISIGGYHTFIIKNKMTDVPTSVQPSQYICAPDSKHPFLATPAQLLLEKYLQHASLFPLSTCNYTHPILSVDCYLNLGPEVTVCFVSSRPRSINICTTGLLFSGLLLCFWDSFVTPGFLKNFHFLKGAVLCVICADRSSLRQTVVRLELEDEWRFRLSDEFQTANAKEDRPLFFLTGKHI; from the exons gtgtgatgGGGAACTCGTATGCAGGCCAGTTGAGGACCACGCGTTTTGAGGAGGTGCTTCATAACTCCATCGAGGCTTCTCTCCGCTCCAACACTGTGGTGCCACGGCCTGTCTTCTCACAGCTCTACCTGGAGGCAAAGCAGCCAACCCTGCACAacg GCCAGGTAgagaatgaggaggaggaagatggctCAGAGTCCAACAGCCCTCCCATCCCGTACAAGATGAAGCCCCCGCCAGAGGGATGCTGCACCACGGACG GATTCTGCCAGGCGGGTAGAGACCTGCGTCTATCCTCCCTGGTGTCAGAGCCTCAAGACCTGCCCCCAGGATTCCTGCTGGTAGGGGCCCTGTCTGCAGGCGCACCAGACACCCTGCTGGTGTGTGCAGTAGACCGCAGGTTCCTGCCCGATGAACGGGGATGCAACGCACTGctgg agagcagagggagacagacagtgcCCAACGCCTCTGACGGGCATGTAACCTCAGACAATCACTACCCCAACCCAGCAGTCACCGCTCACCCTGCACACACACCCGGGAActacacag CCGACGCCCCTGTAGAAcccattgccccccctcccccgggCAACGGGAGCCACATCCCCCTATCCCAGAATCCTCTGCCCCAGACTGCCATACTGTCGAAAGGACCGGGGAGACCCACAGTTATAG GTACACTCAATACAGGACCACCTAAAAAGAGACACAAAGGCTGGTCTCCTGAGTCTTCTGCTGGGGCTGAGTCTGCTGTGAAGACCCCcccatcttcctcttcctcatcactcACCAATTGGACCAAACCAG ACAATGCCCCTCCAGTGAGTCTGTCCCAGGGGTCCTccaaccccccctctcctcccggGCCGTCTGTCACAGTGCCTGATCAGCTGCTACACACCTGCAGACTCCAGCCAGTCATCTTCAgag GTCATGGCAGCCTACCTCGGCTGAGTGGTAAGGTGTCTGATGTGCAGGTCAGTTCCCTGCTCCAGAGCTGCTATCAGAACTGCCAGGCCCTACCCAGGGTCTACCAACACTACGGACCCTCTCCCATACAGCCCCTGTCTGTAGAGATGCAGATACTACTCACTGTATACTACCTGGTGCAactag GCCCAGACCAGGTCCCGCTGATTGAGGACCTGGAGCAGATCTTCATGCGTTCCTGGAGAGAGTCCCACCTCAGTGAGATCCACCAGTACCAGCAGCCCCAGCCTGGCCTCTCCCTCCCCCAGGCTCCCTACACCCTGCCTGGGCTTCCACTGCCCCAGGCCCAGCCCCTCACCCCCTCCCAGCTGCCCTGGCTGGCCAACCTGGCAGCCTCGTCATGTGGGGGGGGAGTGGTGGTTCTGGGGGAGAAGGCCTCGATGGCTCTGGGGCTGGCTGACACCTTCAGTAGGCTGATGGAGGGACAGCTGGCTCATACCAACTATGTGGTCATCATCTGTACAGCCAAGGGACAGGAGACAGAGTCCTGCatggtggtgacag gtcaACACCAGTGTCGTGCCCTGACTGAGGGGATGTTCAGTCCCAGTGATAGTCTGAGAGAGATCAGTCAACAGCTGTCCTCTGGCATGACCCAGGAGCTCACTACCTTCTGCAACTCTCTGGGACCtg aaggtGATATAGATGTGTTGCTGGAGAGTGCTGCTGTGGAGAGCAGGAGCCAACTGACCCCCCTGTCCATCAGTCAGGAGTGTACAGGAGACAGCAagcctatagacagacagacggccagAGCTACAGGCATCCCCAAAGAGCcagccagagacacacacacagacagagcagagAGCCCCAAGGCATCCTGCTCAG AGTACCGTGTGGAGTGGCGGGAGGTACGGCCCATCCAGTTGGTGGTAGCCAGGAAGCTGCTGTCCCATGTGTGTGCCATCGCTGACTCCAGCACTCAGAACCTGGACCTGGGCTCCTTCGACAGGGTCCACTTCCTCATTTGTGTCCCTCCTTCTGAGGTTACCTTCCAACAGACTGTACTGCATCTCTGGAACTCAG GTGTCCTACAGAATCTGGGGTTGGAGCAAGACTGTCTGTctcagagagaggcagagcgctACGTGGTGAAGATGGACCAGGAGGCCAGGGCGCGCATTGATGACCTCATACAGGAAGCAAACAGGAACCCCAACACACTCTTCATCCTGGTTCATGACCACGCTCACTGGGACatcagcag TGGAGGGTATGGTGCCAGCGGTGGTGACTCCGGCAGTGGGTTGGTGGACAGCCTGCTCAACTCCTGTCAGATCAGAGACGCCAACAACATCCTGACTCTCCACGTCACCTCGTTCCCCTTTGCCCTgcagacacaacacacacgcatCAGCCCTTACAACGAGATACACTGGCCCTCTGCTTTCAATAAT gaagtgGATCTGTACCTTGAGAAGACACAGTACTTTGGTGTGTCTGAGCTGCTGGACTCGACTCGTTCAGGCAGCGGTCTGCCTCTCCTCCGCTACGACAGCTCCTTCGAAAGCATGGCCTCTGTCCTGGAGGAGag GTTCCCCAAGCTACACAGTGCAGTGATCCGGACCCAGGTTTTAATACAACACTACTGTGTGGCCATGATGGCCGTGTCGGGTCGGTCTGGCTCAGGGGGGCGAAGCCAACATAAACACACCTCCGTCGAGACGCTGGAGATCGTCCAGAGCCTGCTTAGCTCCGCCCAGCGATGCCCCTCCCACCACGGTCACATGGTGCTGCTACGGCTCCCCTCATTGGCTCTGGCAGGGTGGGCCCACCAACGGCTGGTGCGGATCAGacagagactggggctgggggagCGCTTTGAGATCATCCTGGGaaaccccagccaaaccctcagCATAGGACAGAGCTTCACTGAGCGCATCAAG acatGGCTGAAGATCCAGGAGACAGACTGGGTTCCTCGTACCTACCTGGAGCTAGAGGCCCTACCCTGCATCCTCATCCTCTCTGGGGCAGACCCCCTGGGAGAGTCCctacccag ATCACTGAAGTACTGTGATCTGCGTGTGATAAGCTCCTACTACCTGCAGCGCACGGCGTTGGAGCAGGAGCTAGGATTGGCGGCCTACCTGGTGAGGGTGGAGTCCCAGGGGTCACAACCCCACGGCCACGCGCCCGACCTGGGCAGTGACCTGTCAGAGAGCGACTCAGACAAACTCAACAGCACCGACAacgaggagaaggaggggggagagaacg cTCTGAAATCTGACCTCCCTGGCTTGGGTCAcaccgctccctctctccctcaccctccctcagtTCTCCAGACCCCCCGAACCTTCCCCGGCAGCATTGCTGCGGACCCCCTCCATCCCCACACCACCCCCCCAGACCCTCACCGCCCCCCCAACACCCAGCGCCGGCCCTCCAAGTCCACTTCCTTGGATTCCTCCTcccccctacccccctctctccttcaggGCTGCTCCTGGGCACGGGGGGTGAGCCGCCCCCCTTCCCTGCTGCTGCCCCGGGGACTCTATGACATCATCAAGGCGTGCCACGGCAGCGGGCTGCCTCGCTGCACCTCCTTCTTACCACACCGGTCTGTGACCTGGGCCAGCTCCTTCAG ACCTCTGCTGAGTAAGATGATGACGTGTACAGAACAGTCTCTGTATTACCGCCAGTGGACCATCCCACGGCCTCACCACATGGACAGCAGCAACCGCCCTGCAAAGGGGTGCACAGACAACTTCCATCCCCGCAGACTGCTGCTCAGCGGACCCCCGCAGgtatacacagacatacacacatgcagACTGCTGCTCAGCGGACCCCCGCAGgtatacacagacatacacacatgcagACTGCTGCTCAGCGGACCCCCGCAGgtatacacagacatacacacatgcagACTGCTGCTCAGCGGACCCCCGCAGgtatacacagacatacacacatgcagACTGCTGCTCAGCGGACCCCCGCAGgtatacacagacatacacacatgcagACTGCTGCTCAGCGGACCCCCGCAGgtatacacagacatacacacatgcagACTGCTGCTCAGCGGACCCCCGCAG GTGGGGAAGACAGGGGCGTACCTCCAGTTTCTGGGCATCCTGTCTCGTATGCTGATCAGACTGATGGAGGTGGACATCTATGATGAGGAAGATATCAACTTCA GTGGTCAGCTGGAGCGTGTCCAGTACCAGTCAACCTGTGCCTCCTGGCCAGTCACAGACACACTGAGGGGCATGCCGTTTGACTACACCGTCCACGACCCCAAATATGAAGACATCAGCACTGTCTACTGCCCTGACTACTACCCCAACATTGATG GAATCCCCAGACATCAGGAGGACGTGTATCTGCGGAGGCGTACGGACAGAATCAAACTGTCTAAATACGCAGCCTACAATACCTACCACCACTGTGAACAGTGTCACCAGTACATGGCTTTCAACCCCGGATACCAG ATGTCGACCCTGCATGCCTTCACCTTCTCCCACCTGCTGCTGGGGGAGGAGATCCAGCTCTACTTCATCATCCCCAAGTCTAAACAACACCACTTCAGCTTCAGCCAACCAGGAGGCCAGCTAGAGAGCATGAGACTGCCCCTCACCTCCGATTGG AACCCAGACTGTATCAAGAGTCCCATCTTCACCCCAACAACAGGTCGTCATGAGCATGGCCTGTTCAACCTGTATCACGCCATGGATGGGGCGGCCCACCTCCACATCCTGGTCATCAAGGAGTATGAGATGGCTGTCTATAAGAAGTACTGGCCCAACCACATTATGCTGGTGCTGCCCACCATCTTCAATGGAGCCGGGCTCG GTGCGGCCCACTTCCTGATCAAGGAGCTGTCCTATAACAACCTGGAGCTGGAACGCAGCCgcagggtggagggaggagggccGCCAGCCGACGTCTGGCCCTTCATCATCCTCTCTGACGACTCCTGCGTCATGTGGAACGCTGTGGACCTGGACTCACACAG tACCTCAGGCCCTGTAGAGAGGAGTGTGTCTCTGAAGCAGGTGCTGCAGCACATGGAGGCGTGTCCTGACCTCACACAGTTCGGCCTCTGTGGGATCAGGAAGTGGAGCAGTCACTCcccaggtcaggggtcagggggagGAGCTCGTCACAGGGAGCCTTTCTCCAGAGGACACCTCCACGACTTCCTGCTTCTAAACGTGGACCTGACCCAGGGCGTCCAGTTCAACCAGAACAG gTTTACGTGTGATGATGTGGACTTCACCCTGCGAGTCCACAGTGCTGGTCTGCTCATCTGTCGTTTCAACAACTTCAGTGTGATGAAGAAACAGATCTCTATTGGAGGATACCACACCTTCATCATCAAGAACAAG ATGACTGACGTCCCCACCTCGGTCCAGCCGTCTCAGTATATCTGTGCCCCGGACAGCAAGCATCCATTCCTGGCCACGCCTGCACAGCTACTGCTGGAGAAATACCTGCAACACGCTAGCCTGTTCCCCCTTAGCACATGCAACTACACACACCCCATACTGTCTGTAGACTGCTACCTCAACCTGGGgcctgag